A single region of the Streptomyces vilmorinianum genome encodes:
- a CDS encoding styrene monooxygenase/indole monooxygenase family protein, which yields MTDTGTGTGNTETDIGIIGSGISGLQLALRLQQLGVPVTLYSAQTAEELGSARPRNFPARFAPTQAREDSLGVHAWQFDDARVHSWAITIHGEGADLEFAAALAPPSSVVDFRLYLPHLLTEFARRGGNVRIGPVVVDEVARRHDLVVVANGDRSMRELFPVDPERSPHTTPQRILCSGFYHGIREDVPHELDIHFLPGIGEILRIPFLSRLGPAHVLAFEAVPGGPLEAPAHLDAAADPAGFHREVLRLLAAYAPSLRERVDTARFGLVAPGELAQGGVTPTVRRGWARLADGTCALAIGDAWITNDPLTAQGANLGSHTAFALADLIASATGPLDDAFCRDASARLWDHARHVVEWSNAFLAPPPPHVMELFGRAAGDKQIADAFVGRFHDPVAMWAVLSSPEGVDSFVRSCTEGGRHVTDVAHG from the coding sequence ATGACCGACACCGGCACCGGCACCGGCAACACCGAGACCGACATCGGCATCATCGGTTCCGGTATCTCCGGGCTGCAACTGGCCTTACGCCTCCAGCAGCTCGGCGTACCAGTGACGCTGTACTCCGCGCAGACCGCCGAAGAGCTCGGCTCGGCGCGGCCGCGGAACTTCCCCGCCCGGTTCGCCCCGACGCAAGCGCGCGAGGACTCGCTCGGCGTGCACGCCTGGCAGTTCGACGACGCCCGGGTGCACAGCTGGGCGATCACCATCCACGGCGAGGGCGCCGACCTGGAGTTCGCCGCGGCGCTCGCACCGCCGTCGAGCGTGGTGGACTTCCGCCTCTACCTGCCGCACCTGCTCACCGAGTTCGCCCGGCGCGGCGGGAACGTACGGATCGGCCCGGTCGTGGTGGACGAGGTCGCCCGTCGGCACGACCTGGTGGTGGTCGCCAACGGCGACCGGTCCATGCGGGAGCTGTTCCCCGTGGACCCCGAGCGGTCGCCCCACACGACACCCCAGCGGATCCTGTGCAGCGGCTTCTACCACGGCATCCGGGAGGACGTCCCGCACGAGCTGGACATCCACTTCCTGCCCGGGATCGGGGAGATCCTGCGGATACCGTTCCTGTCCCGCCTCGGTCCGGCCCACGTGCTGGCCTTCGAGGCGGTGCCGGGCGGCCCGCTGGAGGCGCCCGCCCACCTGGACGCCGCCGCCGATCCGGCCGGCTTCCACCGCGAGGTGCTGCGTCTGCTGGCCGCGTACGCGCCGAGTCTGCGCGAACGCGTCGACACCGCGCGGTTCGGCCTCGTCGCACCGGGCGAACTGGCGCAGGGCGGCGTCACGCCGACCGTCCGCCGGGGATGGGCGCGCCTCGCCGACGGCACGTGCGCCCTGGCCATCGGTGACGCCTGGATCACCAACGATCCGCTCACCGCCCAGGGCGCCAACCTCGGCTCGCACACGGCGTTCGCGCTGGCCGATCTCATCGCCTCCGCCACCGGTCCGCTCGACGACGCGTTCTGCCGCGACGCGTCGGCCCGGCTGTGGGACCACGCACGCCATGTCGTCGAGTGGAGCAACGCCTTCCTGGCGCCGCCCCCGCCGCACGTCATGGAGCTGTTCGGCCGGGCGGCCGGCGACAAGCAGATCGCGGACGCGTTCGTCGGCCGGTTCCACGACCCGGTGGCGATGTGGGCCGTGCTGTCCAGCCCGGAAGGGGTGGATTCCTTTGTCAGGAGCTGCACCGAAGGCGGTCGGCACGTCACGGACGTGGCGCATGGATGA
- a CDS encoding LLM class flavin-dependent oxidoreductase translates to MRVGLAWDAVGPVEGGRGLLDLARSAGLDTFLVFDHLINVFPRQAWDTDFSYVAAALPTPDLSLEFATVLGNFASHAGPVRLAVGVTDPHRRHPAVLAQTALTLAQFTERPPVIGIGAGAQENLQPYGIRHDRQVSRVEEALQILRMFFDSKGPYDFKGEFFTLDQAVMDLRAPDGGVPEIWVGGSGPRMTALAGRYGDGWIPSDLMAPAEYARRWAVVREAAVAAGRDPDRIVAAGGVPIIVAETDEAARELCQVKAIRYLALHAGAATWREYGVAHPFGEDYQGLSHLLPHRLTREQVEQALAVVPDALVADLAITGSRQTVLDRIGELVDAGMRLPVLIPVSALASPEAAGYAVESVVWLAEQLRSDSFTERVTA, encoded by the coding sequence ATGAGGGTGGGACTGGCGTGGGACGCCGTCGGGCCGGTCGAGGGCGGGCGGGGTCTGCTCGACCTCGCGCGTTCCGCGGGGCTGGACACGTTCCTTGTGTTCGACCACTTGATCAACGTCTTTCCGCGTCAGGCATGGGACACCGACTTCAGCTACGTGGCGGCGGCGCTCCCGACCCCCGACCTGTCGCTCGAATTCGCCACCGTGCTCGGCAACTTCGCCTCGCACGCCGGTCCGGTACGGCTGGCGGTGGGGGTCACCGATCCGCACCGCCGGCACCCGGCGGTGCTGGCCCAGACCGCGCTGACGCTGGCTCAGTTCACCGAGCGCCCGCCGGTCATCGGCATCGGCGCGGGCGCGCAGGAGAACCTCCAGCCCTACGGCATCCGCCACGACCGCCAGGTGAGCCGCGTCGAGGAGGCGCTGCAGATCCTGCGGATGTTCTTCGACTCCAAGGGGCCGTACGACTTCAAGGGCGAGTTCTTCACCCTGGACCAGGCGGTCATGGACCTGCGCGCGCCCGACGGCGGCGTCCCGGAGATCTGGGTGGGCGGCAGCGGCCCCCGTATGACCGCGCTCGCCGGACGGTACGGCGACGGCTGGATACCGTCGGATCTGATGGCGCCGGCCGAGTACGCCCGCAGGTGGGCCGTCGTACGGGAAGCGGCCGTCGCCGCGGGCCGGGACCCCGACCGGATCGTCGCCGCGGGCGGAGTGCCGATCATCGTGGCCGAGACCGACGAGGCGGCCCGCGAGCTGTGCCAGGTCAAGGCGATCCGGTATCTGGCCCTGCACGCCGGCGCCGCCACGTGGCGCGAGTACGGCGTCGCCCATCCCTTCGGAGAGGACTACCAGGGGCTGTCGCACCTGCTGCCGCACCGCTTGACGCGGGAGCAGGTCGAGCAGGCGCTGGCCGTCGTGCCCGACGCGCTGGTCGCCGACCTGGCGATCACGGGCAGCCGGCAGACCGTACTCGACCGGATCGGCGAACTCGTCGACGCCGGCATGCGTCTGCCCGTACTGATCCCCGTCTCCGCCCTGGCCTCGCCCGAGGCCGCCGGGTACGCCGTGGAGAGCGTGGTCTGGCTGGCGGAGCAGCTGCGGTCGGACTCCTTCACCGAGCGGGTGACGGCATGA
- a CDS encoding TauD/TfdA dioxygenase family protein: MSNSASQSTQRSYPCGSTEHTKLTHTPLRPFGRIVEAAGGGARIDDIPVETLKRWTEESRVLVLRGFQLLPKQDFADYCRQWGEVLKWEPGEVVDLVVEENPKNYLFDSGDVPFHWDGAFVEADPRYFFFQCLDVTPGVGGETVFSDTSRVYRDADDELRERWSRISMTYSTDKVVHYGGEITERLVSQHPATGVPVLRFAEPLSPEKYKNPVYVKVHGIDESEVEEFLTTLAERVHRPEYCYDHDWQAGDILIADNFSLIHGRNAFSGPTKRHLQRVEVI, from the coding sequence GTGTCGAATTCGGCGTCACAGTCCACCCAGCGGAGCTACCCCTGCGGCTCCACCGAGCACACCAAGCTGACGCACACCCCGCTCCGCCCGTTCGGCCGCATCGTGGAGGCGGCCGGCGGCGGCGCCCGGATCGACGACATCCCGGTCGAGACGCTCAAGCGCTGGACCGAGGAGTCGCGCGTCCTGGTGCTGCGCGGCTTCCAGCTGCTGCCCAAGCAGGACTTCGCCGACTACTGCCGGCAGTGGGGCGAGGTCCTGAAGTGGGAGCCCGGTGAGGTGGTCGACCTCGTCGTCGAGGAGAACCCGAAGAACTACCTGTTCGACAGCGGCGACGTGCCGTTCCACTGGGACGGCGCCTTCGTCGAGGCGGACCCGCGCTACTTCTTCTTCCAGTGCCTGGACGTGACTCCGGGCGTGGGCGGGGAGACCGTCTTCTCCGACACCTCCCGGGTCTACCGGGACGCGGACGACGAGCTGCGCGAGCGCTGGAGCCGTATCAGCATGACGTACTCGACCGACAAGGTCGTGCACTACGGCGGCGAGATCACCGAGCGGCTGGTCTCCCAGCACCCCGCCACCGGCGTGCCCGTGCTGCGGTTCGCCGAGCCGCTGTCGCCGGAGAAGTACAAGAACCCGGTGTACGTGAAGGTGCACGGGATCGACGAGTCCGAGGTGGAGGAGTTCCTCACCACGCTCGCCGAGCGCGTGCACCGCCCGGAGTACTGCTACGACCACGACTGGCAGGCCGGCGACATCCTGATCGCGGACAACTTCTCGCTCATCCACGGGCGCAACGCGTTCAGCGGTCCGACCAAGCGCCACCTCCAGCGGGTCGAGGTCATCTGA
- a CDS encoding isocyanide synthase family protein, whose product MSYNAGRFPRHVVNQFLVRIFSNGGVELSTHPIEDISRTELAEKIVKLLYYFRRTEKESGEAVDGQECLTAPCTACLEEHRAKLDHFIRRSEPIHLVLPAFPAKSPNLTKVLGQLPDMGEYVGLSSLQSLCDYIGHFHPAGARITICSDGHVFGDVVGVTDDAVTEYRVRLAEMIETANCSSLDLYGLDDAFGGVDYPKLRQVLEANYAPSVEELKEDVRTDSATRSLFNGIHRFMFEDAVGVRGDKASRTALRNESKELAYQTISRSNAWSRVVAERFPEAVRLSIHPQSPHSQKIGVRLLRTRDAWLTPWHGVVLDDGAKLSLVKKWDAEKLEASVVWRNGRPSHFVAPQSAIKS is encoded by the coding sequence GTGAGCTACAACGCCGGGCGCTTCCCTCGCCATGTCGTCAACCAATTCCTTGTCCGCATCTTTTCAAACGGGGGAGTCGAATTGAGTACACACCCGATAGAGGACATATCTCGCACGGAGTTGGCCGAGAAGATCGTCAAGCTGTTGTACTACTTCCGGCGGACCGAGAAGGAATCGGGCGAGGCGGTCGACGGTCAGGAGTGTCTCACCGCGCCCTGTACGGCCTGTCTTGAGGAACACCGCGCCAAGCTCGACCACTTCATCCGCCGGTCGGAGCCGATCCACCTGGTCCTGCCCGCGTTCCCGGCCAAGTCGCCCAACCTGACCAAGGTGTTGGGGCAGCTCCCGGACATGGGCGAGTACGTGGGGCTCAGCTCCCTCCAGTCGCTGTGCGACTACATCGGCCATTTCCACCCCGCGGGCGCGCGGATCACGATCTGCTCGGACGGCCACGTGTTCGGTGACGTGGTCGGCGTGACCGACGACGCGGTGACCGAGTACCGGGTGCGTCTGGCGGAGATGATCGAGACGGCCAACTGTTCGTCGCTGGACCTGTACGGGCTCGACGACGCGTTCGGCGGGGTCGACTACCCGAAACTGCGCCAGGTGCTCGAAGCCAACTACGCCCCGTCGGTGGAAGAGCTCAAGGAAGACGTGCGCACCGACAGCGCCACCCGATCCCTTTTCAACGGAATCCATCGCTTCATGTTCGAGGACGCTGTGGGCGTCAGGGGCGACAAAGCCTCGCGGACGGCGCTGCGGAACGAGTCCAAGGAACTGGCCTACCAGACCATCAGCCGGAGCAATGCCTGGAGCCGGGTGGTGGCCGAGCGGTTCCCGGAGGCCGTTCGACTGTCCATACACCCGCAATCACCGCATTCGCAGAAGATAGGCGTGCGGCTGTTGCGGACCCGGGACGCGTGGCTGACGCCGTGGCACGGAGTCGTGCTCGACGACGGCGCCAAGCTCTCGCTGGTCAAGAAATGGGACGCGGAGAAACTCGAAGCCTCCGTCGTCTGGCGCAACGGTCGCCCGAGCCACTTCGTCGCCCCTCAGTCGGCCATCAAATCGTAG
- a CDS encoding aminotransferase class V-fold PLP-dependent enzyme — translation MTTGIERIPGVVGADLSVPLVDGRQISHANLDHAASAPCLTAVQHAVNRLLPWYSSVHRGSGFTSHVSTRVYEQARASVRSFAGAGPEDAVLFTRNTTDALNLLARALPPDTTVFRFSTDHHAALLPWREAEVRRLGVPTGPDDALRVLDDALAATPATGPRLVVITSVSNVTGEVWPVAELAEVAHRHGARVVLDAAQLVPHRPLDATALGVDWVALSGHKLYAPFGAGALVGAPDWLAAAEPYLAGGGASARVAEDAGLETVTWSDLPHRHEAGSPNVVGAHAMAVACDTLSAAGWDAITAHEEALAGRLRLGLAEIPGVRPLGMWGPDHPRIGVVSFTLADRAGEPADQELIATALAAEHGIGIRYGAFCAHQAVHHMAGGDDGAGRALRASVGLGTTAEHVERFLAALAELLRDGPRWTYKRSDEGWVPVPDPRREPDFLR, via the coding sequence GTGACCACCGGCATCGAGCGCATTCCGGGAGTCGTGGGCGCGGATCTGTCCGTTCCGCTGGTCGACGGACGGCAGATATCCCACGCCAATCTCGATCACGCGGCGAGCGCGCCCTGCCTCACCGCCGTCCAGCACGCGGTGAACCGGTTGCTTCCCTGGTACAGCAGTGTGCACCGCGGCTCGGGCTTCACCTCCCACGTGTCCACGCGGGTCTACGAGCAGGCCAGGGCCTCGGTACGGAGCTTCGCGGGCGCCGGGCCCGAGGACGCCGTCCTGTTCACCCGCAACACCACCGACGCGCTCAACCTCCTGGCGCGCGCGTTGCCGCCGGACACCACGGTGTTCCGGTTCTCGACCGACCACCACGCCGCGCTGCTGCCGTGGCGCGAGGCCGAGGTCCGGCGGCTGGGGGTGCCCACCGGGCCGGACGACGCGCTGCGCGTGCTCGACGACGCACTGGCCGCCACACCGGCGACAGGGCCGCGGCTGGTGGTGATCACCAGCGTCTCCAACGTCACCGGCGAGGTGTGGCCGGTGGCCGAACTGGCCGAGGTGGCCCACCGGCACGGCGCCCGCGTGGTCCTCGACGCCGCGCAGCTGGTGCCCCACCGGCCCCTGGACGCGACCGCCTTGGGCGTGGACTGGGTCGCGCTGTCCGGGCACAAGCTGTACGCCCCGTTCGGCGCGGGCGCCCTGGTGGGCGCACCCGACTGGCTGGCCGCCGCCGAGCCCTACCTGGCCGGCGGGGGAGCGAGCGCGCGCGTGGCCGAGGACGCCGGCCTGGAGACCGTGACCTGGTCGGACCTGCCCCACCGGCACGAAGCGGGTTCACCGAACGTGGTGGGCGCCCACGCGATGGCCGTCGCCTGCGACACCCTGTCGGCGGCGGGATGGGACGCGATCACGGCCCACGAGGAGGCGCTCGCCGGCCGGCTGCGCCTGGGCCTGGCCGAGATACCCGGTGTGCGCCCGCTCGGGATGTGGGGCCCGGACCACCCCAGGATCGGCGTCGTGTCGTTCACCCTCGCGGACCGCGCCGGCGAACCGGCCGACCAGGAGCTGATCGCCACCGCGCTCGCCGCGGAGCACGGGATCGGCATCCGGTACGGCGCGTTCTGCGCGCACCAGGCCGTGCACCACATGGCGGGCGGCGACGACGGGGCCGGCCGCGCCCTGCGGGCCAGCGTCGGTCTGGGCACCACCGCCGAGCACGTCGAGCGGTTCCTCGCGGCGCTGGCCGAGCTGCTGCGCGACGGTCCGCGGTGGACGTACAAGCGCTCCGACGAGGGCTGGGTGCCGGTGCCCGACCCCCGGCGGGAACCGGACTTCTTGCGATGA
- a CDS encoding LysR family transcriptional regulator — MEDPTVHQLRLLLTLAEELHFKRAASKLYLSQPALSQQIRSLEQRLGVQFFTRTSRSVELTPTGQALLPLVRKVVNATEHLRNAASRSALGDTRLRLGVCENVAALEATRSVLGALSALYPCMGPEIHVLDFVEQMTALENGTIDAAFAYLPVPEGMHSQPLTTEPRVVCVASSDPLATRSSVTLADLAGYPVVSLASQMFQEGRDFWAADPRPDGTPVNYTSHHVTRFESLLSMASFGGAIAFVPSAAARLYPRPDIRYLPVRDLPDCTLGVVWPTVHRDKPQITALEDICRQLHRTGLPTGDAQNLTPLLELESAYC; from the coding sequence ATGGAGGATCCGACTGTTCACCAACTGAGACTGCTGCTCACGCTGGCCGAGGAACTCCACTTCAAGCGTGCGGCCAGCAAGCTCTATCTCAGCCAGCCCGCGCTCAGTCAGCAGATCCGGTCCCTGGAGCAGCGACTCGGCGTGCAGTTCTTCACCCGCACCAGCCGCAGCGTCGAACTGACCCCGACAGGGCAGGCGTTACTGCCCTTAGTCCGGAAGGTCGTCAACGCGACGGAGCACCTGCGCAACGCGGCGTCCCGCTCCGCGCTCGGCGACACCCGGCTGAGGCTGGGAGTGTGCGAGAACGTCGCCGCGCTGGAGGCGACCCGCAGCGTGCTCGGCGCGCTCTCCGCCCTGTACCCCTGTATGGGCCCGGAGATCCACGTGCTCGACTTCGTCGAGCAGATGACCGCCCTGGAGAACGGCACGATCGACGCCGCGTTCGCCTACCTGCCGGTACCCGAGGGCATGCACAGCCAGCCGCTGACCACGGAACCGCGCGTGGTGTGCGTCGCGAGCTCGGACCCGCTGGCGACGCGCTCCTCGGTGACGCTGGCGGACCTGGCCGGCTATCCGGTGGTGAGCCTGGCGTCGCAGATGTTCCAGGAGGGCCGGGACTTCTGGGCGGCCGATCCACGCCCGGACGGCACGCCCGTCAACTACACCAGCCACCACGTCACGCGCTTCGAGTCGCTGCTCTCGATGGCCTCCTTCGGCGGCGCGATCGCCTTCGTCCCCTCCGCGGCGGCCCGCCTCTACCCCCGCCCCGACATCCGCTACCTCCCGGTGCGCGACCTGCCGGACTGCACCCTGGGAGTGGTCTGGCCCACGGTCCACCGCGACAAGCCCCAGATCACGGCCTTGGAGGACATCTGCAGACAACTCCACCGCACGGGCCTCCCGACGGGCGACGCGCAGAACCTCACGCCCCTGCTGGAGCTGGAGTCGGCCTACTGCTGA
- a CDS encoding 4'-phosphopantetheinyl transferase family protein: MIERILPRGVAVQEAYGDLAGALLFPEEETAVARAVPKRRREYATTRHCARIALRRLGHAPAPVLRGPNREPLWPEGVVGALTHCDGYRAAAVAWAGAPIASLGIDAEPHLPLPDGVRETVTRPEELPHLAELAAREPEVHWDRLLFSAKESVYKAWFPLARSWLDFEDATLRFTPSRRTFEASLHRTGPLTAVRGRWLIEGGLVVTSVVV, translated from the coding sequence GTGATCGAGCGGATACTGCCGCGGGGCGTCGCCGTCCAGGAGGCGTACGGAGACCTCGCCGGAGCCCTGCTGTTCCCCGAGGAGGAGACGGCCGTCGCCCGCGCGGTGCCGAAGCGGCGGCGGGAGTACGCGACCACCCGGCACTGCGCACGCATCGCGCTGCGCCGGCTCGGGCACGCTCCGGCGCCGGTTCTCAGGGGCCCGAACCGTGAACCCCTCTGGCCGGAGGGCGTGGTCGGCGCCCTCACCCACTGCGACGGCTATCGGGCGGCGGCCGTCGCCTGGGCGGGAGCGCCGATCGCCTCACTCGGCATCGACGCGGAACCGCACCTGCCGCTGCCGGACGGGGTGCGGGAGACCGTCACACGCCCGGAAGAACTCCCGCACCTGGCCGAACTCGCCGCCCGCGAGCCCGAAGTGCACTGGGACCGGCTGCTGTTCAGCGCCAAGGAGTCCGTCTACAAGGCCTGGTTCCCGCTGGCCCGTTCCTGGCTCGACTTCGAGGACGCCACGCTCCGCTTCACTCCCTCCCGCCGGACCTTCGAGGCCTCCCTCCACCGGACCGGCCCGCTGACCGCTGTGCGAGGCCGCTGGCTCATAGAGGGCGGCCTCGTCGTCACCTCGGTCGTCGTGTGA
- a CDS encoding acyl-CoA dehydrogenase family protein encodes MDVTIAPHHEELRHTLTEVLDDELAPLIRRMADRPRHGTDTSDADVRAMVWRALTDLGVLRMPGGAGGHEALAVVAERLGELLYQGPLLDTVLAAETLLRSRTCPERDRLLKEIADGTSVAAAVRDGDPHPEDGALTVGAADDTVSAVRRFVTCAAEADWLLVTGRTPEGEHRTALLPRDHPTVRLRRQEELGRGETYAVELAATPVLAWLDLGPDPVAVWQRLAASARTLQAAYLVGLAAGALRLAVEHARERRQFGGPIGRQQSLAFTLARHATRIDAARLLTRVAAREADTGDDPRLSAAQAYAMAAELAKEASRDSVQIHGARGLTLDCEAQLFLRRSAVESLALGAPNRVRADVLPLLLASAASRRVRGER; translated from the coding sequence ATGGACGTCACCATCGCCCCGCACCACGAGGAACTGCGGCACACCCTCACCGAGGTCCTGGACGACGAACTCGCCCCGCTCATCAGGCGCATGGCGGACCGGCCCCGGCACGGAACGGACACCTCGGACGCCGACGTCCGCGCCATGGTGTGGCGGGCGCTGACCGACCTGGGCGTGCTCCGGATGCCCGGGGGAGCGGGCGGGCACGAGGCCCTCGCCGTGGTCGCGGAACGGCTGGGGGAACTCCTCTACCAGGGGCCGCTCCTCGACACCGTCCTCGCCGCCGAGACCCTGCTGCGCTCCCGTACCTGCCCGGAACGCGACCGGCTCCTGAAGGAGATCGCGGACGGCACGTCCGTGGCCGCCGCCGTCCGGGACGGCGACCCGCACCCCGAGGACGGCGCCCTCACCGTGGGAGCGGCCGACGACACCGTCAGCGCGGTACGGCGGTTCGTGACCTGCGCCGCCGAGGCCGACTGGCTGCTCGTCACCGGACGCACCCCCGAGGGCGAGCACCGTACGGCCCTGCTCCCGCGCGACCACCCGACCGTCCGCCTGCGCCGGCAGGAGGAGCTGGGGCGAGGCGAGACGTACGCCGTCGAGCTCGCCGCCACCCCCGTCCTCGCCTGGCTGGACCTCGGCCCGGACCCGGTCGCCGTCTGGCAGCGACTGGCCGCCTCCGCCCGCACGCTCCAGGCCGCCTATCTCGTCGGCCTCGCCGCGGGCGCCCTGCGGCTCGCGGTGGAACACGCCCGGGAACGCCGTCAGTTCGGCGGCCCCATCGGCCGGCAGCAGTCCCTCGCCTTCACCCTCGCCCGCCACGCGACCCGTATCGACGCCGCCCGCCTCCTGACCCGCGTCGCCGCCCGCGAGGCGGACACCGGCGACGACCCGCGCCTGAGCGCCGCCCAGGCGTATGCGATGGCCGCCGAACTGGCCAAGGAGGCCAGCCGGGACAGCGTCCAGATCCACGGTGCCCGGGGCCTGACCCTGGACTGTGAGGCGCAGCTGTTCCTGCGCCGCTCCGCGGTCGAGTCCCTGGCGCTCGGCGCACCGAACCGGGTCCGGGCCGACGTACTGCCGCTGCTCCTTGCTTCGGCCGCCTCCCGGCGGGTACGGGGCGAGAGGTGA